The DNA sequence tttatttttaaacgTGGTTCCGTTTATgtatatctttttatttgattaatctGATGGACTTATGGTAACGTTTGAATTGAAGAAACAAAAAGTGTGACATGTGCCTCAATTGACAGTTTAATCCAGAATCAGCCGAGAGAAAGATCCACAAAAAAAAGCAGATAATCACTAAGATTTTACGGAACCACCGTTTACTTAGATTGTACAAAATTCAATggaagataaagatacttaacgatattttttttaaagatattttttaataattaaaatttaatatatatatatatataattaattaaattgtattatttttgttaaattagattagataaattaatttaataaaaaattaataaattacgttttaaattaatttaaattaatatttttttataaaaaataattatagtatttttattatagaaaatgataaaaatatgtttattatatatttttttaattttaaaaatcctaaattctaactCTATAACGAcaagtattaaattttaatgactacaaattatctttaaacaaaatattttacacaTCCTTATTCGAGTGATTTCCAAATTCAATATCTTGATCCgtttattaaaaatatgaatcTTAGCTTTGTTTTCATCTACCCTTCTCGACCAACATACTCACTAATCAGTTCTATTCTAGGAAGCTGCTCCTCCCTCCCTACAAAAGTACTTTAGgaatatatactatataaaaagaCCAACATGGtacaaatcaattaattaagtaattaaccAAATCATATGATGAACGATATAAATCAAGTATTACTAAATCATctgtataaatttaaataatttctttgaaatcaaaattgataaataaaaaagaatataacTACCATGGGAGCTGAGAAGCAGAAATGTAAAAATTGTATGCATCTCATGGTGTCACAGCACAAGCAGCACGTAGAGACGGAAAAAAAAACGTGAATGAAGATCCAAAATGTACGAGCATAAAAGACAAAAAGTCAGAATGAATCCGCATTGTATGTTTTTTGTCCAATAGCTTCACGGGACGAGAACCTGAAAGCGTTGATTTCAAACTGAGATAATGAGGACGATGGTTACAACAATATTAAGTACGAGTATCCAAAATAGTTTCACGGGGTGATATGAGGCGTGGTCCTTTTCTAGTTGGAGGGAATCAACGGCCAAGGGCATGTTTTCCTGATCAGGGCTGCATTTTGATTGGTGCGGATGAGCACTGTACATGATGGCGCGCAACACCGCAGACACCGTTGGTATGTATGCGGTTTTGTTCTTCCTCAGCAGCCACGTCAGACCCATTAGCTGGCAGTCTCGCTTCAACATCTTCCGCCCCCTCTCATCCTTCTCCTTATTCTTCCCTTTTAACTGCCTCCCAATTACCAAATTAACATTaacatttcaaatatttttatgtcaatatttaaaaaatatatatatatttagaaaTGTATAGTGACCTTTTGAAGGGAAGAAAGGCATTTGGTGCAACCAGCGTAGGAAGAGTTTTGGCAATTCTTCTCCAAGTTGACAACAGCAGAGGTAGGGACAAGACCACCACCGTGACTGCTTCCACCGGAAAAGTTAAACGCCGCCGGGCAACTCAACGAGCTTATCCGGTGAAGCCTGATACCGCAGAAGCACGTTATGGCGTCGCAACTCGCGTTTGGTTGCGGAATCAACACGCTCCTGTTCTTCAGTGACTCCTGCAGCGTCTCCACGCACTTCTGAGAGTCGTCGTCCGGCATCATGGGTAGGTCTCCGGCCGAGGCCGGAGGAGGAGAGGGGGGAAGCTCGAGAGCGGACCTGGCGTGAGCGGCGAAGAGCCAGGCGGCGAGAACAGGGCAGCAGCGGCTGCGGTCGAGGGTGTCGCCGGCGCAGGCTTGGTTGACGCCGCCGAAGAGTTCGTCGGAGAGGTCGAGGTGGCAGATTTGGGTGTCAGGTTGAAGGGGGAATGAAGGGACGGTGGTGGAGGAAGCGAGAAGCGGTAGTGAAGAAGtgatgaagaagagaatgaTGGGAGTGAATGATTGCATCTTTTTAGTGTGTTTGAGTGAAACTGTGAAAGTGGTTCTTCTTTGGTGAGAGTAGTAACTTAGTAGGGCTGTAGGGacataataatattatgataGT is a window from the Arachis duranensis cultivar V14167 unplaced genomic scaffold, aradu.V14167.gnm2.J7QH unplaced_Scaffold_232525, whole genome shotgun sequence genome containing:
- the LOC127744150 gene encoding uncharacterized GPI-anchored protein At4g28100-like produces the protein MQSFTPIILFFITSSLPLLASSTTVPSFPLQPDTQICHLDLSDELFGGVNQACAGDTLDRSRCCPVLAAWLFAAHARSALELPPSPPPASAGDLPMMPDDDSQKCVETLQESLKNRSVLIPQPNASCDAITCFCGIRLHRISSLSCPAAFNFSGGSSHGGGLVPTSAVVNLEKNCQNSSYAGCTKCLSSLQKLKGKNKEKDERGRKMLKRDCQLMGLTWLLRKNKTAYIPTVSAVLRAIMYSAHPHQSKCSPDQENMPLAVDSLQLEKDHASYHPVKLFWILVLNIVVTIVLIISV